A region of Halalkaliarchaeum desulfuricum DNA encodes the following proteins:
- a CDS encoding pyruvate kinase alpha/beta domain-containing protein has translation MIRTDGMGTEQVLEAAKEYAVEHALDDIVVASTTGETGAMAADVFDAIDRNLAVVGHSTGYREPNEQELHDEHVEAIESAGGEVFVGPMVFSNVGAAVAKRDGHAVQSVLANALRLFGQGSKVAIECVLMACDAGLVDVDRPVLSIAGTGSGADTVFLIHSANSRDLYDLRVLEVIAKPADRENMPFY, from the coding sequence ATGATACGTACCGACGGCATGGGGACCGAACAGGTTCTCGAGGCGGCAAAGGAGTACGCAGTCGAACACGCGCTCGACGACATTGTCGTCGCCTCGACGACGGGCGAAACGGGGGCGATGGCCGCGGACGTGTTCGACGCGATCGATCGGAACCTCGCGGTCGTGGGACATTCGACAGGCTATCGCGAACCGAACGAACAGGAACTCCACGACGAGCACGTGGAAGCGATCGAATCAGCCGGGGGCGAGGTCTTCGTCGGCCCGATGGTCTTCAGTAACGTCGGTGCTGCAGTCGCAAAACGGGACGGCCACGCGGTACAAAGCGTCCTCGCGAACGCGCTCCGGCTCTTCGGGCAGGGGAGCAAGGTGGCCATCGAATGTGTTCTCATGGCATGTGACGCCGGACTCGTCGACGTCGATCGTCCCGTGCTCTCGATCGCTGGCACCGGAAGCGGGGCGGATACGGTCTTTTTGATCCACTCGGCGAACAGCCGAGATCTGTACGATCTGCGCGTCCTCGAGGTGATCGCCAAACCCGCCGACCGGGAAAACATGCCGTTCTACTGA
- a CDS encoding 30S ribosomal protein S17e: MAIKPKYIKQLANRLLETYPNAFNTDFETNKESVEQLTNVESKGVRNRIAGYITRKKAGQAAS; the protein is encoded by the coding sequence ATGGCCATCAAACCCAAGTACATCAAACAGCTCGCCAATCGACTGCTCGAGACGTATCCGAACGCCTTCAACACCGACTTCGAGACGAACAAAGAGAGCGTCGAACAGCTCACCAACGTCGAGTCCAAGGGCGTCCGCAACCGGATCGCCGGCTACATCACCCGCAAGAAAGCCGGCCAGGCTGCTTCCTGA
- a CDS encoding class I SAM-dependent methyltransferase, producing the protein MSDHSLRETYDRIAAHFSSTREYPWPEVTEFLVEHGTEIDDGEESARDDGDRIGLDVGCGNGRHTEPLVEYVDLAVGIDVSRGLLAEANSRSSERGFDGDSTFLQGDAGALPIADGTVDVGVYVATLHHLSPRERRIRSLEEFARVLSGNGIGLVSAWSTAHDRFDRESGFDTTVDWTLPGGETVPRFYHIYDPDEFRADLEASPLRVESFELSSGNCYGVVRPE; encoded by the coding sequence ATGTCGGACCACTCGCTCCGGGAGACGTACGATCGGATCGCCGCCCACTTCTCGTCGACCCGGGAGTATCCCTGGCCGGAGGTGACCGAGTTCCTCGTGGAGCACGGCACCGAAATCGACGACGGAGAGGAAAGCGCGAGAGACGACGGCGACAGGATCGGACTCGACGTCGGCTGTGGCAACGGCCGGCACACCGAACCGCTCGTCGAGTACGTCGATCTCGCGGTGGGGATCGACGTGAGCCGCGGATTGCTCGCGGAGGCGAACAGCCGGAGCTCCGAGCGCGGGTTCGACGGTGACTCGACGTTTCTCCAGGGCGACGCCGGAGCCCTGCCAATCGCCGACGGGACAGTCGACGTCGGCGTGTACGTCGCGACGCTGCATCACCTGTCGCCGCGGGAACGGCGGATCCGTAGCCTCGAGGAGTTCGCTCGGGTGCTCTCCGGGAACGGCATCGGTCTCGTGAGCGCCTGGAGCACGGCACACGACCGGTTCGACCGCGAGTCGGGGTTCGACACCACCGTCGACTGGACGCTTCCCGGCGGCGAGACGGTGCCGCGGTTCTACCACATCTACGATCCCGACGAGTTCCGCGCCGACCTGGAGGCGAGCCCCCTCCGTGTGGAGTCGTTCGAACTCTCGAGTGGCAACTGCTACGGTGTCGTCCGGCCGGAGTGA
- a CDS encoding NAD(P)/FAD-dependent oxidoreductase, with protein sequence MEPTEGDEASDRLDGREERDVDERYEVAVVGGGPAGLSTALYTTRLGHDTVVLDRGGGRAAMMLETHNVIGVPEGTSGNELLATAREQIQAYGADYHRKYVESIERDDDGFRLETGNVTYGADRVVIAVGFSDERPEPPLPRTGRGLHYCLHCDAYMFVDEPVYVMGTGEAAAQVAMVMLNFTDEVDLLTRGDDPEWSEETDRQLEAHPVEVIREEIVGLEKREDGWLAGFEFEDGTFREYRGGFPMYGSNYRNELLDQLGLDRTDDGAVVVDEHGRTSVGGVYAVGDVTPGHNQVPVAMGEGANAGIAIHKELRTYPKPLSEIERDGPVDEREVPAVSDRLREAAAAFFGK encoded by the coding sequence ATGGAACCGACGGAGGGCGATGAGGCCAGCGATCGGCTGGACGGACGCGAGGAACGCGACGTGGACGAGCGGTACGAGGTCGCAGTCGTCGGGGGTGGCCCGGCGGGGCTGTCGACTGCACTGTACACGACCCGGCTGGGCCACGACACCGTCGTGCTGGATCGCGGCGGGGGCCGCGCGGCGATGATGCTCGAGACGCACAACGTGATCGGGGTTCCCGAGGGGACGTCCGGCAACGAACTGCTGGCGACGGCACGCGAGCAGATCCAGGCGTACGGCGCCGACTACCACCGGAAGTACGTCGAGTCGATCGAACGCGACGACGACGGGTTCCGGCTCGAGACGGGCAACGTAACGTACGGCGCCGATCGCGTGGTGATCGCCGTGGGATTCAGCGACGAGCGACCGGAGCCGCCGCTGCCCCGAACTGGCCGGGGGCTGCACTACTGTCTGCACTGTGACGCGTACATGTTCGTCGACGAGCCGGTGTACGTGATGGGAACCGGCGAGGCGGCCGCCCAGGTCGCGATGGTCATGCTCAACTTCACCGACGAGGTGGATCTGCTCACGCGCGGCGATGACCCCGAGTGGAGCGAAGAAACCGACCGACAGCTCGAGGCGCATCCAGTCGAGGTAATCCGTGAGGAGATTGTCGGACTCGAGAAGCGCGAGGACGGCTGGCTCGCCGGATTCGAGTTCGAAGACGGCACGTTCCGCGAGTACAGGGGCGGGTTCCCGATGTACGGTTCGAACTACCGGAACGAACTCCTCGACCAGCTCGGCCTCGACCGGACCGACGACGGCGCGGTGGTCGTCGACGAACACGGCCGGACCAGCGTCGGCGGCGTCTACGCGGTGGGGGACGTTACCCCCGGCCACAACCAGGTTCCGGTCGCGATGGGCGAGGGGGCGAACGCGGGGATCGCGATCCACAAGGAACTCCGGACGTATCCGAAACCCCTGTCGGAGATCGAACGCGACGGTCCAGTCGACGAACGCGAGGTGCCCGCGGTTTCCGATCGGCTTCGGGAGGCGGCTGCGGCATTCTTCGGGAAGTAG